One window of Phycisphaeraceae bacterium genomic DNA carries:
- a CDS encoding adenylosuccinate synthase, translating to MSENSPKSESQCSAVVGLQWGDEGKGKIVDLIAPSHDAIVRYNGGANAGHSVVVKGERFSLHLIPSGILYPSKLAVIGNGVVLDPDKLQEEIDGLRSRGVDPSGLIVSSRAHVVMPYHKAEDAAREDSLKSERLAREAGDAGSISEIGTTRRGIGPAYAEKVQRAGAVRVGDLLDRATVHEKIAIAIANKRAALAGRADAADSLDAKRVTDWALRAGEAIRPMTQDTTYLLNNLVRAGKNILFESANGTLLDVDHGTYPFVTGSSCAVAGIGTGTGVPVQRIRRVTGVMKAYSTRVGAGPMPTELAGPGADGQIGDRIRTRGREFGTTTGRPRRVGWLDLVAVKYSAMINGTTGLALTMLDVLSGFDTVRVCTRYEIDGKQSDRFLPDSPALSRARPVYVELPGFSEDISSARQRSELPSRARSYIEFIEETVGVPVEIVSVGPDRAQTMTN from the coding sequence ATGTCCGAGAACTCGCCAAAGAGTGAAAGCCAATGCAGCGCCGTCGTCGGCCTCCAGTGGGGGGATGAAGGCAAGGGCAAAATCGTTGATCTGATTGCACCATCGCACGACGCGATCGTTCGCTACAACGGGGGCGCAAACGCCGGCCACAGTGTCGTTGTCAAGGGTGAACGCTTTTCACTGCACCTCATTCCTTCCGGCATTCTCTATCCGAGCAAACTTGCCGTCATCGGCAACGGCGTCGTTCTCGATCCGGACAAGCTGCAGGAGGAGATCGACGGCCTGCGTTCCCGGGGCGTCGATCCGTCCGGACTCATCGTCTCGAGCCGGGCGCACGTTGTCATGCCGTATCACAAAGCCGAAGACGCGGCACGCGAGGATTCGCTCAAGTCTGAACGCCTGGCGCGAGAAGCGGGTGATGCCGGTTCGATTTCCGAAATCGGCACGACCCGCCGCGGCATCGGCCCGGCATACGCCGAAAAAGTTCAGCGCGCAGGTGCCGTCCGAGTGGGGGATCTGCTCGATCGGGCGACCGTGCATGAGAAAATCGCGATCGCCATCGCGAACAAGCGTGCGGCGCTCGCCGGACGCGCGGACGCCGCCGATTCACTGGATGCAAAGCGAGTGACCGATTGGGCGCTTCGCGCGGGTGAAGCCATCCGTCCGATGACGCAGGACACGACCTATCTGTTGAACAATCTTGTTCGGGCCGGGAAAAACATTCTCTTCGAGAGCGCGAACGGAACACTGCTCGATGTCGATCACGGAACGTACCCGTTCGTGACCGGATCGTCCTGCGCGGTCGCCGGGATCGGCACCGGCACCGGCGTTCCCGTGCAGAGGATTCGGCGGGTCACCGGCGTGATGAAGGCGTATTCGACTCGAGTAGGAGCCGGGCCGATGCCGACCGAACTCGCCGGTCCCGGCGCCGACGGCCAAATCGGCGATCGGATCCGTACGCGCGGCCGTGAGTTCGGTACGACCACCGGCCGCCCACGTCGCGTCGGGTGGCTCGACTTGGTGGCCGTGAAGTACTCGGCGATGATCAACGGCACGACCGGGCTCGCGCTCACGATGCTCGATGTGCTCTCGGGGTTTGACACGGTACGGGTCTGCACCCGGTACGAGATCGACGGAAAGCAGAGCGATCGCTTCCTTCCCGATTCACCCGCGCTTTCGAGAGCGCGACCGGTATACGTCGAGCTTCCGGGTTTTTCGGAAGATATTTCGTCCGCTAGGCAGCGCTCCGAACTGCCTTCCAGGGCTCGGTCGTACATCGAATTCATTGAAGAGACAGTCGGTGTTCCCGTCGAAATTGTCAGCGTCGGTCCGGATCGGGCGCAAACGATGACGAACTGA
- the uppS gene encoding di-trans,poly-cis-decaprenylcistransferase has product MSVTPLSTPSDPVRPEAAFLSDPAVLARVAEMRTRYGKADPLNRLPDVDPRRIPRHVAVIMDGNGRWARQRGFPRIFGHRNGARALRETVEEAGRLGVEAMTFYSFSLENWRRPAEEVEALMLLCIAYCEGEREALVRDDIRFRWIGRRAGLPAPVLAALDSVVEATKQCGGPTLCVAVNYGSRAELADAARAIASEIRAGTLRPEDIDEDSIAARLYAPDLPDPDLLIRTAGEMRVSNYLLWQISYAELYVTETLWPDFDSACLHAAIRDFAGRTRRFGGLDLADAEPRDSGAGRA; this is encoded by the coding sequence ATGTCAGTGACCCCGCTCTCAACCCCCAGCGATCCCGTACGCCCGGAAGCCGCGTTCCTGTCGGACCCGGCGGTTCTCGCCCGCGTCGCGGAAATGCGAACGCGATACGGGAAAGCAGATCCGTTGAACCGGCTCCCCGATGTCGATCCGCGCCGGATCCCGCGCCACGTCGCGGTCATCATGGACGGAAACGGACGATGGGCGCGCCAGCGCGGGTTTCCGCGTATTTTCGGCCATCGCAACGGTGCCAGGGCGCTGCGCGAAACGGTGGAGGAGGCGGGGCGCCTCGGGGTTGAGGCGATGACGTTCTACTCATTCAGCCTCGAGAACTGGCGACGGCCGGCGGAAGAAGTAGAAGCGCTTATGTTGCTTTGCATCGCCTACTGCGAAGGCGAGCGAGAGGCTCTGGTGCGCGACGACATCCGCTTCAGATGGATCGGGAGACGAGCGGGACTTCCAGCGCCGGTGCTCGCCGCCCTTGATTCCGTTGTCGAGGCGACGAAGCAATGCGGCGGCCCGACTCTGTGCGTCGCGGTGAATTACGGATCGCGCGCGGAGCTCGCCGACGCCGCAAGGGCGATCGCGAGCGAAATCAGGGCCGGGACGCTCCGCCCCGAAGACATCGACGAGGACTCCATCGCTGCGCGACTCTACGCGCCCGACCTGCCCGATCCCGACCTTCTGATTCGAACCGCAGGTGAAATGCGCGTCAGCAACTACCTGCTGTGGCAGATCAGCTACGCCGAGCTGTATGTCACTGAGACGCTCTGGCCGGATTTCGATTCGGCGTGCCTTCACGCGGCAATCCGGGACTTTGCGGGTCGCACGCGGCGCTTCGGCGGGCTCGATCTTGCAGACGCGGAGCCCCGCGATTCAGGAGCCGGCCGTGCGTGA
- the rpsJ gene encoding 30S ribosomal protein S10 codes for MTGGKIRIRMEAYDHIALDASAKEIVEHAKRTNAKVAGPVPLPTRIERYTVLRSPFIDKKSREQFEIRTHKRIIDIIEPNARTVEALNRLVVPAGVFIKIKA; via the coding sequence ATGACCGGCGGCAAGATTCGAATTCGGATGGAGGCTTACGACCATATCGCCCTCGATGCTTCCGCCAAGGAAATCGTCGAGCACGCCAAGCGCACCAACGCGAAGGTCGCCGGCCCCGTGCCGCTCCCCACGCGCATCGAGCGCTACACGGTTCTCCGTTCGCCCTTCATCGATAAGAAGAGCCGCGAGCAGTTCGAGATCCGCACGCACAAACGCATCATCGACATCATCGAGCCCAACGCCCGCACGGTCGAAGCGCTCAATCGTCTCGTCGTTCCCGCCGGTGTGTTCATCAAGATCAAAGCGTAA
- a CDS encoding ribosomal protein L7/L12, protein MFNFLPQQTDPALIRRVDRIEKKLDLLLTRAGIELPEDNLDEVRELARRGDKIAAIKLYREITGAGLAEAKSAVESL, encoded by the coding sequence ATGTTCAACTTTCTGCCGCAGCAGACGGATCCCGCGCTCATCCGCAGGGTCGACCGGATCGAAAAAAAGCTCGACCTGCTCCTCACGCGCGCGGGAATCGAGCTGCCCGAGGACAATCTCGATGAAGTGCGCGAACTCGCTCGCCGCGGCGACAAGATCGCGGCGATCAAACTCTACCGGGAGATCACCGGCGCTGGGCTTGCAGAGGCGAAGAGTGCCGTCGAGTCGCTCTGA
- the rpsC gene encoding 30S ribosomal protein S3, whose amino-acid sequence MGQKTNPFGFRLGITEAHKSRWYAPKALYGELLVEDAKIRGYLDKRLNRKPPYAAVSDIHIERTREELKVIIKTARPGLVIGPKGAEVERMTEELQYMTGRKVAISILEIRNPDLEATLIAEAVAEQLVKRASYRRVIKMRCDAAMQAGAKGVRIQVGGRLGGAEISRVMAMRLGSLPLSTLQAHIDYGTAEAMTTYGVIGVKCWVYKGLYTTERTEEESDAAGGRARARGRR is encoded by the coding sequence ATGGGACAAAAGACCAACCCATTCGGTTTCCGGCTCGGCATCACCGAGGCTCACAAGAGCCGCTGGTACGCCCCCAAAGCGCTCTACGGCGAGCTGCTTGTTGAAGACGCGAAGATCCGCGGCTACCTCGACAAGCGCCTCAACCGCAAGCCGCCGTATGCCGCCGTCAGCGATATCCACATCGAGCGCACCCGCGAAGAGCTCAAGGTCATCATCAAGACCGCTCGTCCGGGCCTGGTCATCGGACCCAAGGGCGCCGAAGTGGAGCGCATGACCGAAGAGCTTCAGTACATGACCGGCCGAAAGGTCGCGATCTCGATCCTCGAGATCCGTAACCCCGACCTCGAAGCGACACTGATCGCCGAGGCCGTTGCCGAGCAGCTCGTGAAGCGCGCTTCGTACCGTCGCGTGATCAAGATGCGCTGCGACGCCGCAATGCAGGCCGGGGCTAAGGGCGTGCGTATCCAGGTCGGCGGCCGTCTCGGCGGCGCCGAAATCAGCCGCGTCATGGCGATGCGTCTTGGCTCGCTCCCGCTCTCGACGCTGCAGGCGCACATCGACTACGGCACGGCCGAAGCGATGACGACCTACGGCGTCATCGGCGTGAAGTGCTGGGTCTACAAAGGTCTCTACACCACCGAACGCACCGAAGAAGAGTCCGATGCCGCCGGCGGCCGCGCCCGCGCTCGTGGCCGGCGCTGA
- the rplB gene encoding 50S ribosomal protein L2: protein MPIRIYNKTSAGRRFASVNMHAEVTKKNPEKSLLAPIKKSGGRNNQGVITSRGIGGGAKKNYRLIDFKRKDRHNVEGKIAGIEYDPNRSCHIALVQYSDGVKRYIPAPAGIKDGQVILTSTDAAVEPTVGNAMPLAFIPTGLEVHCVELIPGRGAQMCRGAGTFARLSNKEGDYATLVLPSGEVRRVPQTCMATIGAVGNGDHRLRRLGKAGLTRLLGRRPITRGIAKSHHAHPLGGGSGRSKGNRPPCGPTGVLAKGAPTRNKKKHSTKLIIRRRVSKRYGQLK, encoded by the coding sequence ATGCCGATTCGCATCTACAACAAGACCAGCGCCGGGCGCCGCTTCGCCTCGGTCAACATGCACGCCGAGGTCACGAAGAAGAACCCCGAAAAGTCGCTGCTCGCGCCGATCAAGAAGTCGGGCGGACGCAACAACCAGGGCGTCATCACCTCGCGCGGCATCGGCGGCGGTGCGAAGAAGAACTACCGCCTTATCGACTTCAAGCGCAAAGACCGTCACAATGTCGAAGGCAAGATCGCCGGCATCGAGTATGACCCCAACCGCTCGTGCCACATCGCGCTCGTGCAGTACTCCGACGGCGTGAAGCGCTACATCCCGGCTCCCGCAGGCATTAAGGACGGACAGGTCATCCTGACCTCGACCGATGCCGCGGTTGAACCCACCGTCGGCAACGCGATGCCGCTGGCATTCATCCCGACCGGTCTCGAAGTCCATTGTGTTGAACTGATTCCGGGTCGTGGCGCTCAGATGTGCCGCGGCGCCGGCACGTTTGCCCGCCTCTCGAACAAAGAGGGCGACTACGCGACGCTGGTTCTGCCCTCGGGTGAAGTCCGCCGCGTTCCGCAAACCTGCATGGCGACGATCGGCGCCGTCGGCAACGGCGATCATCGTCTCCGCCGCCTCGGCAAAGCCGGCCTGACCCGCCTGCTCGGTCGGCGCCCGATTACCCGCGGCATCGCGAAGAGCCACCATGCCCACCCGTTGGGCGGTGGCTCTGGTCGTTCAAAGGGCAATCGTCCTCCATGCGGACCGACCGGCGTGCTCGCCAAGGGCGCTCCGACCCGCAACAAGAAGAAGCACTCCACCAAGCTCATCATCCGCCGGCGCGTCAGCAAGCGGTACGGCCAGCTCAAGTAA
- the rplW gene encoding 50S ribosomal protein L23, translating to MPANVAPHHIIKKPLVTEKGTFAMNELTKYTFLVDPRATKTEIKEAVQAIYNVSVTGVNTVTSKGKFKPTRFGLRVEPTTKKAIVTLKKGETIELF from the coding sequence ATGCCAGCCAACGTCGCGCCACATCACATCATCAAGAAGCCCCTCGTCACCGAAAAGGGCACCTTCGCGATGAACGAACTGACCAAGTACACCTTCCTTGTCGATCCGCGCGCCACCAAGACGGAAATCAAGGAAGCGGTGCAGGCGATCTATAACGTCAGCGTCACCGGCGTCAACACCGTCACCAGCAAGGGCAAGTTCAAGCCCACGCGTTTCGGTCTTCGCGTCGAACCCACCACCAAAAAGGCAATCGTCACCCTCAAGAAGGGCGAGACGATCGAGTTGTTCTGA
- the rpsS gene encoding 30S ribosomal protein S19: protein MGRSLKKGPYVDEKIFRKIENLNAQRKKEPIKTWARRCTIVPEFVGHTFKVHNGRIFMDVFVTEDMVGHKLGEFSNTRTFRGHTNKKEGVEGGDGAPTKA, encoded by the coding sequence ATGGGTCGCAGCCTGAAAAAAGGTCCGTACGTCGACGAGAAGATCTTTCGCAAGATCGAGAATCTCAACGCGCAGCGGAAGAAGGAGCCCATCAAGACCTGGGCCCGTCGGTGCACCATCGTCCCCGAGTTCGTCGGTCACACGTTCAAGGTTCACAACGGGCGCATCTTCATGGATGTGTTCGTCACCGAGGACATGGTCGGTCACAAGCTCGGCGAGTTCAGCAACACCCGCACGTTCCGCGGGCACACGAACAAGAAGGAAGGCGTGGAGGGTGGCGACGGCGCGCCCACCAAGGCCTGA
- the rplC gene encoding 50S ribosomal protein L3, translating into MALSLLGRKVGMTRVFNDAGVNVPVTVLQLGPCVVTQVRTPEKDGYSAVQIGFEEVKPRRSTIPVIGHDAKAGVGPQRVHREFLVDAKDAANFSLGQALTVKDFAGTLFVDVIGTSKGKGFQGTMKRWNFKGQYASHGTERKHRSPGSIGSLCSNRGFGGGLAKGKKMAGHMGAVRRTCRSLDIVRIDEENNLMLVKGSVPGANTGIIEVRPAIRLYRGKAKKVADAAKK; encoded by the coding sequence ATGGCACTCTCACTGCTCGGTCGCAAAGTCGGCATGACGCGCGTCTTCAACGATGCCGGCGTCAACGTTCCCGTCACCGTTCTTCAACTCGGCCCGTGCGTCGTGACGCAGGTCCGCACGCCGGAGAAGGACGGCTACTCCGCGGTGCAGATCGGCTTTGAAGAAGTGAAGCCGCGCCGCTCAACGATTCCGGTCATCGGTCACGACGCCAAAGCCGGCGTGGGACCGCAGCGCGTTCACCGCGAATTCCTGGTTGATGCCAAGGACGCAGCGAATTTCTCGCTCGGCCAGGCGCTCACGGTCAAGGACTTTGCCGGAACGCTCTTCGTGGACGTCATCGGAACCAGCAAGGGCAAAGGCTTTCAGGGCACGATGAAGCGCTGGAACTTCAAGGGGCAATACGCCTCGCACGGTACCGAACGCAAGCACCGCTCCCCGGGCTCGATCGGCTCGCTCTGCTCGAACCGCGGCTTCGGCGGCGGTTTGGCCAAGGGCAAGAAGATGGCCGGCCACATGGGCGCCGTCCGCCGCACCTGCCGTTCGCTCGACATCGTCCGGATTGATGAAGAAAACAACCTGATGCTGGTCAAGGGCTCGGTTCCGGGTGCAAACACCGGGATCATCGAGGTCCGCCCGGCGATCCGGCTCTATCGCGGCAAGGCGAAGAAGGTCGCCGATGCCGCCAAGAAGTAA
- the rplD gene encoding 50S ribosomal protein L4 codes for MDVTVFNMQGQSVGKLTVDEKALGGEINAGLIKQAYVRYHSNLRQGSARTKNRHEVEGSTKKMYKQKGTGNARHGDRKVNLMKGGGHGHSKKKTREDFRLDMPKKMRRKANRNALLAKLIDNEVKIVDSIAMKEPKTKDFSAFLEAIKVDSSALVALGSDPSQTRNARLSARNIDGISLVHATDINAFNLLNHRYLVITKAELESWLTGPSSQTGKDAKTAPKGAAPEAEKPAKAPKAKAEKPAAEKPAAKKTKEAR; via the coding sequence ATGGATGTCACCGTCTTCAACATGCAGGGTCAGTCGGTCGGAAAACTGACCGTTGACGAGAAAGCCCTTGGTGGCGAGATCAACGCCGGCCTGATCAAACAGGCCTACGTGCGTTATCACTCGAACCTCCGTCAGGGTTCAGCTCGCACCAAGAACCGCCACGAGGTCGAAGGCTCGACCAAGAAAATGTACAAGCAGAAGGGCACCGGCAACGCCCGCCACGGCGACCGCAAGGTGAACCTGATGAAGGGCGGCGGCCACGGCCACTCGAAGAAAAAGACGCGCGAGGATTTCCGCCTCGACATGCCCAAGAAGATGCGGCGCAAGGCCAACCGCAACGCGCTGCTCGCCAAGCTCATCGACAACGAAGTGAAGATTGTCGACTCGATCGCGATGAAGGAGCCCAAGACCAAGGACTTCTCCGCGTTTCTCGAAGCCATCAAGGTTGATTCTTCGGCGCTCGTCGCCCTCGGCAGCGACCCGTCCCAGACGCGGAACGCCCGCCTCTCGGCTCGCAACATCGACGGCATCTCGCTCGTCCACGCGACCGACATCAACGCGTTCAACCTTTTGAATCACCGCTACCTCGTCATCACCAAGGCCGAGCTCGAGTCGTGGCTCACCGGCCCTTCGTCGCAGACCGGCAAGGACGCGAAGACGGCTCCGAAGGGGGCCGCTCCGGAAGCCGAGAAGCCGGCCAAGGCCCCGAAGGCCAAAGCCGAAAAGCCGGCAGCCGAAAAACCAGCAGCCAAGAAGACGAAGGAGGCCCGCTAA
- the rplV gene encoding 50S ribosomal protein L22, protein MAKFTSEVRFHRGSPRKADLLVDLVRGKPVEEALNLLTFTTKRAAVNVKKCLAAAIADAEQNEADVTNLVVSEARIDDAPRIKRFNQKDRGRAHQILKRLTHITVSVQERA, encoded by the coding sequence ATCGCCAAGTTCACGAGCGAAGTCCGCTTCCACCGCGGCTCGCCCCGCAAGGCTGATCTGCTCGTCGATCTCGTCCGCGGCAAGCCGGTCGAAGAGGCGCTCAACCTCCTCACCTTCACGACCAAGCGCGCCGCCGTCAACGTCAAGAAGTGTCTCGCCGCGGCAATTGCCGACGCGGAGCAGAACGAAGCGGACGTCACGAACCTCGTCGTTTCCGAGGCCCGAATCGACGATGCGCCCCGCATCAAGCGTTTCAATCAGAAAGACCGCGGCCGGGCTCACCAGATTCTCAAGCGGCTCACGCACATCACCGTCAGCGTTCAGGAGCGCGCGTAA
- a CDS encoding phosphatidate cytidylyltransferase: MRDRLVLGTILIALLLGLLWLDGYLDRLSCPAWLTNLGYPHPTLPPGIVLFIVMLGLSIMAARELADILHDKAIDASRRITTLAAFFGLCVSCFIPRNFSDGASTLGPHWDSATGGLIVSSSAVLVLIVALRFYSRHKNTEGVIAAAGGTMLAFVYLGLMFGFVLAIRREHPVWTVAWVLLMIKACDIGAYFTGRAVGKRKLILWLSPGKTWEGLIGGVVASMAVGIAGVWLIQWKEPPSHPFAVGALTGMIFGLIGQAGDLMMSLFKRDAGIKDSGKSLPGFGGVLDVLDSPLLVAPFAYWWLRIMLPPHG, encoded by the coding sequence GTGCGTGACCGGCTTGTCCTCGGCACGATTCTGATCGCCCTTCTGCTCGGCCTTCTCTGGCTGGACGGCTATCTCGATCGGCTCTCTTGCCCGGCCTGGCTGACAAATCTCGGATATCCGCACCCGACGCTACCGCCAGGAATCGTCCTCTTCATTGTCATGCTCGGGCTGAGCATCATGGCGGCCCGCGAACTTGCCGACATTTTGCATGACAAGGCAATCGACGCGTCGCGCCGGATCACGACGCTCGCCGCATTTTTCGGCCTGTGTGTCTCTTGCTTCATCCCCCGAAATTTCAGCGACGGCGCGAGCACCCTCGGCCCGCACTGGGATTCCGCGACCGGCGGACTGATCGTCAGTTCGTCCGCGGTCCTTGTGCTCATCGTCGCGTTGCGTTTCTATTCGCGTCACAAGAACACAGAGGGAGTCATCGCCGCTGCCGGCGGCACGATGCTGGCGTTTGTGTATCTCGGGTTGATGTTCGGATTTGTGCTGGCAATCCGACGCGAACACCCCGTTTGGACCGTGGCCTGGGTGTTGCTCATGATCAAGGCCTGCGACATCGGGGCGTACTTCACCGGCCGGGCGGTCGGAAAACGAAAACTGATTCTGTGGCTCAGCCCCGGCAAGACCTGGGAAGGGCTGATCGGCGGGGTGGTTGCTTCGATGGCGGTAGGAATCGCGGGCGTGTGGTTGATTCAGTGGAAAGAGCCGCCGTCGCATCCCTTCGCTGTCGGAGCGTTGACCGGGATGATCTTTGGGTTGATCGGGCAGGCGGGTGATTTGATGATGAGCCTGTTCAAGCGCGATGCCGGCATCAAGGACTCCGGAAAATCACTACCCGGCTTCGGCGGGGTTCTCGATGTGCTCGATTCCCCGCTTCTGGTCGCCCCCTTTGCGTATTGGTGGCTCCGGATCATGCTCCCCCCGCACGGCTAG
- the ruvB gene encoding Holliday junction branch migration DNA helicase RuvB encodes MATDRLISAGASADPREEQRNWALRPTKIDEYVGQEDLIERLRIAIRAAKKRNEPCEHALFHGPPGLGKTTLAHLIATEMGSGIHVTSGPVLTKGTDLVAALTSLRERDVLFIDEVHRLPASVEEFVYPAMEDYRIDVPVDSGLSARTVQIRCKPFTLIAATTRAGLISSPLRSRFGITHHLRYYSGAELVRILERSCMLLDVQVANEKCLESIASRSRGTPRIANRLLRRIRDYASVKGDGIIRPETVAQALKLEGVDDLGLDELDRGYLRVIATTYSGGPVGLEAVAATMNEDSGTLEDVVEPFLLQIGFLARTRRGRQLTRAACDHLGVAYVGEKTGLFENDR; translated from the coding sequence ATGGCGACGGATCGTCTTATCAGTGCGGGGGCGAGCGCGGATCCGCGCGAGGAGCAGCGCAACTGGGCGCTGCGCCCGACGAAGATTGACGAGTATGTCGGTCAGGAAGACCTGATCGAACGCTTGCGGATCGCGATCCGTGCCGCGAAGAAGCGCAACGAGCCGTGCGAGCATGCGCTTTTTCACGGGCCGCCCGGATTGGGGAAGACAACGCTCGCGCACCTGATTGCCACGGAAATGGGATCGGGAATTCACGTCACGAGCGGACCGGTCTTGACCAAGGGTACCGATCTGGTCGCGGCGCTGACCTCGCTGCGCGAGCGCGACGTGCTATTCATCGACGAGGTGCACCGCCTGCCGGCGTCCGTGGAAGAGTTTGTGTACCCGGCCATGGAGGACTACCGGATCGATGTGCCTGTCGATAGCGGGCTGTCGGCACGCACCGTGCAGATCCGCTGCAAGCCGTTCACGCTCATCGCGGCGACGACGCGCGCGGGGCTGATTTCGAGTCCTTTGCGCTCGCGCTTCGGGATCACACACCACCTTCGCTACTACTCGGGCGCCGAACTCGTGCGCATTCTGGAACGCAGCTGCATGCTGCTCGACGTGCAAGTCGCGAACGAGAAGTGCCTCGAGAGCATTGCATCCCGATCGCGCGGCACGCCCCGCATCGCGAATCGTTTGCTCCGCCGCATCCGCGATTACGCGTCGGTCAAGGGGGATGGCATCATCCGGCCGGAAACCGTCGCCCAGGCGCTGAAACTCGAAGGGGTCGATGATCTCGGGCTCGACGAACTCGACCGCGGCTATCTGCGCGTGATCGCAACGACCTATTCAGGCGGCCCCGTGGGGCTCGAAGCCGTCGCGGCAACAATGAACGAAGATTCGGGAACGCTCGAAGATGTTGTCGAGCCGTTCCTTCTGCAGATCGGTTTTCTCGCGCGCACGCGGCGAGGCCGGCAACTGACGCGCGCGGCGTGCGATCACCTTGGTGTCGCGTATGTCGGTGAGAAAACCGGCCTCTTCGAGAACGACCGTTGA